The nucleotide sequence TCAGCGGTGACTGCTTCGGCGCTCTGGCGATGACCGAACCCGGCACCGGTTCCGACCTGCAGGCGATTCGCACCCACGCCTTGTCGGACGGCGAGGGCGGTTACCGCCTCAATGGCGCCAAGACCTTCATCACCAACGGACAGCATGCCGATGTGGTGATCGTCGCCACCAAGACCGACCCCAAGGCCGGCGGCAAGGGCATGACCCTGTTCCTGGTCGACACTGACCTCCCGGGCTTCCGCCGTGGGCGCAAGCTGGACAAGATCGGCATGCATGCCGCCGACACCTCGGAGCTGTTCTTTGACGATGTCCCCCTGAAGGCGGACGCGGTGCTCGGCCGCATCGGCGGCGGCTTCGGTCACCTCATCGACGAGCTGCCGCGTGAACGTCTGATGCTGGCGGTGGCGGCGGTCGGCCACGCCGAGGGCGCCCTGCAGCGCACCATCGACTACGTCACCCAGCGCAAGGCCTTCGGCCAGCCCATCGCCCGTTTCCAGAACACCCGTTTTGAACTGGCCAAGGTGAAGACCGACATCGAAGTCACCCGTGCGTACTACGAGAAGTGCTGCCGTCTGTACACCGAGGGCAAGCTCAACGTTGAAGCGGCCGCCATGATCAAACTGGCCACCAGTGAAATGGAGAACCGGGTCATGGATGCCTGCCTGCAACTGTTCGGCGGCTACGGTTACATGAGCGAATACCCGATCTCCCGCGACTGGGTCGATGCCCGGGTGCAACGCATCTATGGCGGCACCAACGAGATCATGAAGGAAGTGATTGCGCGGGGGCTGGTCGGACGATAGGTAGGGCGGGCCGATCGCGAATCGTGCCTTCAGGGGCCGGCCAGCCCCAGCAACAGAACGTGCGCTGGCAGGTACAGCACCACTGGAAAGCCGATCAGCGTCACCGCCAACCATAGGTGCGGATGCATCCAGGTCTGGGGCGCTTCGTCGGAGAGTCCATGCACGTAGTTGATGTTGACGGGGCGGCGATCATCACGTGGCGGCGGTCCCGGGAGCCAGCGGTAACTCACCAGCAGCAACACGGTGGCGATGGCAATCCACAGAGGCAGTGCGCGGGGGTCGTAGCCCATCCGCAGCACCAGTGCCAGCAGCAGCAGGGGCAGCCAGCCGTGAAACAGGGACAGGCCGCGCAGGAAGCGTGATTGGCGGCTGTCGAACATGTAGTCGGTCATGCCGGTGAGACGGCGGCCCAGCAGGTGGGCACTGAAGTCCAGCAGCCAGAAGGCCTGGGCGACGAGGATGCCGACCGCGGCGATGGAAATTGGCAGTGGGTGCTCGGTCCACAGTCCCACCCAGGTGAGTATCAGGGCAACGTCACAGAAATAGAGGAAGTTGGTCCAGCCGTAGGCGCGCCAGTACACCGGGACCAGCACCAGCATGAAGGCACTGTAGGCCAGCTTGAGCCAGAGCGGCAGTAAGGGGTCGGTCAACATGACCGCATGATACGTGCGCCATCACCCCGAGCGGTGCATGGCCGGACACGGAAAAGCGGCGCCGGCCGGGTGGCCGGGCGCCGCGTTGTCGCTGCCAGACAGTAGCGATCTGAGCCCCTACAGGCTGCTCTTGTCGATCTTCTTGTCGTCGAAGAAGGTGACTTCGCCGGTTTGCACGTCATGCATCGCACCGATGACGATCAGTTTGCCGTCGTCGACAAGCTGGCGAAGGATCGGGCTGCGCTCGACGATATTCCTGACGGTCAGGTCGACATTGGCGTGCGTCACGTCGTCGACGAATGCCTTGTTCTTCGAGTTGCGCACGTCGTGACGGTGGCCCACCGAATAGACCGCTGGTGCGATATTCGACAGGGTGCTGGTGAGGTTGCCCATTTCGACGTTGTCGCAGGCACCCTTCACCGCACCGCACTCGGTATGGCCGAGTACGACGATGACCTTGGAGCCGGCCACCGCGGTGGCGAATTCCATGCTGCCGAGGATGTCGGAGTTGATGAAGTTGCCGGCGATGCGCACCGAGAAGATGTCACCAACGCCCTTGTCGAAGATGATCTCGTGGGGGACTCGCGAATCGATACAGCCGAGCACCGTGGCCATCGGATATTGGCCGGTGGAGGTGGTCTTGATCTGTTCGAGGAAATTCCGTTCCACCGGCGTGTTCGCCAGAAAGCGCTGATTGCCCTCTTTCATCAGTTGAACTACTTCGGCGGGGGTCAGCTTGGCTTGTGCTTCGGCATCCAGGGGTACCGTCAGGTCGCGCGCGGTGGAAGCGGTCGAGAATGCCAGGAGAAACGCCAGAAAACAGGTTTTCATGTTGGAGGCCGAGAGTGGGTTCGGCAACCACGGTAGGGGCGGCCCCCGGAGTGAGCAATCAAATTAATGTGGTGTTCATGAAGCCTTCATTCGGGGTTTATTCGAAGCCCGCCCGTGGCAGGAATGGACGCGGCTGGCAGCCGGTTGATTGACAGTTCCGGGACACGGACCGATGATCCTGGAATGCGCTCTCGTAAATGCCCTCCTCTTCTGCAACGGCCCCGCGGCCCTGTCATCGCAGAGTTCTGAGCCCCGCGTCTGACCCCGGTCGGCGTCGGGGCGGTTTCCTGATACCACGCTGATCCGGCTCGCCTCTCGGCCGCCGGCCACCGGTTCCCTTTTCGAGAATTGCCATGACTCCGAAGTTCGCGTCACGCGACGGCTTGCCGTCGCTCATCCTCAACGACACCCATTACGAACGCCTGGTGGCGTTGGCGGAGCAAGCGCGACAGCAGGCGCCCGACGTGGCGTCCTACCTGTTGGCTGAACTGCATCGTGCCCGGCTCTGCCAGCAGGCGGAGATGCCTGATGACGTGGTTGACCTGCATCGGCAGGTTGA is from Flagellatimonas centrodinii and encodes:
- a CDS encoding acyl-CoA dehydrogenase family protein — its product is MFDVTDSELADWRATVRRFLADEVTPHYNDWEREALVPRELYRRMGTAGLLCADAPAAFGGAEAPIAFSFAVAEEAARLGYMALVTNLMMHSDIVAPYIAHLGTEAQQQRYLPRMISGDCFGALAMTEPGTGSDLQAIRTHALSDGEGGYRLNGAKTFITNGQHADVVIVATKTDPKAGGKGMTLFLVDTDLPGFRRGRKLDKIGMHAADTSELFFDDVPLKADAVLGRIGGGFGHLIDELPRERLMLAVAAVGHAEGALQRTIDYVTQRKAFGQPIARFQNTRFELAKVKTDIEVTRAYYEKCCRLYTEGKLNVEAAAMIKLATSEMENRVMDACLQLFGGYGYMSEYPISRDWVDARVQRIYGGTNEIMKEVIARGLVGR
- a CDS encoding carbonic anhydrase family protein is translated as MKTCFLAFLLAFSTASTARDLTVPLDAEAQAKLTPAEVVQLMKEGNQRFLANTPVERNFLEQIKTTSTGQYPMATVLGCIDSRVPHEIIFDKGVGDIFSVRIAGNFINSDILGSMEFATAVAGSKVIVVLGHTECGAVKGACDNVEMGNLTSTLSNIAPAVYSVGHRHDVRNSKNKAFVDDVTHANVDLTVRNIVERSPILRQLVDDGKLIVIGAMHDVQTGEVTFFDDKKIDKSSL